The DNA sequence TGAGCCGGTGGCTATCTTGCAGGATTTACAGGGCCCGCGGATTCGCATTGGCGGCGTGGCTAAAGAGGGTATTAAGGTTGAGGCTGGTGAAGAAATTGTTTTGGTTCCAGAAAATTTTAAAATTGAGCTTAAAAAAATTTCAACCTTCATTCCGATTCAGTACCCTGATTTGTATAAAGACGTCAAACCAAAAGATCCGATTTTAATCGATGACGCCAAAATTGAGCTTGAAGTAATTGAGATAAAAAACAAGGCGATTCGTTGCCGGGTTAGGATTGGCGACGTGATTAATTCGCACAAGGGGATGAATTTTCCTAAAACTGAAATTAGAACGCCGGCGGTGACCAAAAAAGATCGGCAGGACCTGGCGTTTGGTTTGGGGCAGGGTATTGATTTTGTGGCGTTGTCTTTTGTTAAAAATGCCAAAGACATTATTGATTTGCGCCGCACTATTCACCAGCTAGAATCCAGATTGGGACAAAAACAAAAAGATTTTAAGAAGCCGAAACGCAGCGGGAATTGGCCGGGAACACATACTAAAATTATTGCTAAGATCGAACGTCCCGAAGCGGTCAAAAATTTTGAAGAAATTTTAGCGGCCGCTGATGGCATTATGGTTGCGCGTGGCGATTTAGGTCTGGAAATTCCTTTAGAAGATTTACCACTGATCCAAAAAAAGATTGTCCGGCGTTGTGTTGAAGAGTCTAAGCCGGTGATTGTGGCAACACAGATGTTGGATTCCATGATTCGCTATCCGGTGCCAACCAGGGCGGAAGTTTCAGACGTCGCTAATGCTATTTTGGACGGAACTGACGCCATTATGCTGTCAGGTGAGACGGCTACCGGTAAATATCCTTTAAAGGCGGTGCAAGTAATGAGTCGGATTGCCCATCAGGTGGAAAAAACGGAAATTGCTGAATATAAAGAAATTCAAGACAGCCTAAAGAAGCTGGGGGGTATTACCGAGACGGTCAGTTATGCGGTGCAAACTATTGCCGACGACGTGAACGCTAAATTAATTATTTGTGCTACCACTTCCGGCTTTACGGCCAGATCAATTTCTAAATACCGGCCGCAGATTAGTGTGGCCGCCTTAGCGGCTTCCGAAAAAACTAAAAACCAGCTGTGTTTGAGCTGGGGCGTTAAGCCGTATTATTTAAAGTTTGGCTCGTCATTTAGCGAACTAGTGGGACAAGCCAGGAAACTTTGTCAAAATAAACGATTGGTTAAAAAGGGTGGTGTTGTCGTCATCGCTGCTGGCCATCCTTTTGGCTATTTAGGTCAGACTAACTTAATCAAAGTAGAAACAATTTAATAAAATAAAAATATGTTATTCAAAAAAAAGTTCATCCTGTGGTTTGATGAATTAACGATTAAAGACGTTCCAAAAGTCGGCGGTAAGAATGCGTCGCTGGGTGAGATGTACCAAAAATTAGTTCCCCAAGGGATTAACGTTCCTAATGGTTTTGCCGTTACGGCTCAGGCTTATTTTTATTTATTAAAGAAAACCGGTATAAGATATCAGATTCAAAAAGTTTTAAGCGATCTTGATACTCATGATATGAAAAATCTGACGGAGCGCGGTCAGAAAGTTCGTGATTTAATCTTGCGGGCGGAATTTCCCAAAGATTTGGAACAGCAAATTGTGACGGCGTACCATAGTTTAGAGCAGCATTATGGCAAAGGCGTGGACGTGGCGGTTCGGTCATCGGCCACAGCTGAAGATTTGCCGGATGCTTCGTTTGCCGGCCAGCAGGAAACTTTTTTAAATATTCGCGGCCCGCAGGGAGTAATTGATGCAACGCGTCATTGTATGGCGTCGCTATTTACCAACCGGGCGATTTCATACCGTACCGACAAAGGCTTTGATCATTTCAAGGTTGGCTTATCGGTTGGCGTGCAGCACATGGTTCGGGCCGACAAAGCCAGTTCCGGCGTGATGTTTACGATTGATACGGAAAGTGGTTTTCGTAATGCCATTTTAATCAATGGGTCCTGGGGGCTGGGTGAAAATATTGTTCAAGGCAAAGTGACGCCGGACGAATTTTATGTTTTTAAAGAAACTTTAGAACAGGGATTTAAGCCAATTATTTTAAGAAAACTCGGCGGTAAAAAAATTAAAATGATTTACGCCGCTAAAGGCAATAAAGTGGTCAAGAATATCAGTACGACCAAAGCCGAGCAGCAAAAGTTTGTTTTAAACGATAAAGAAATCCTGAAGCTGGCCGAATGGGGGCTGATGATTGAGAAACATTACAATCGGCCAATGGATATTGAGTGGGGAAAAGACGGTAAAACCAAGAAGCTGTATATTTTACAAGCTAGGCCTGAAACTGTGCATGCGGCTAAGAACAGTCAGGTGCTTGAAGAGTATCAGTTAAAGAAGCGCGGTAAAGTGATTGTTTCCGGTTCGCCGGTCGGTAGTAAGATCGCTAGTGGCCGGGCCAATATCATTAAGGACGCCAAGCAAATTAACCAGTTTAAGGCCGGTGAAATTTTAGTGACTGATATGACCGATCCGGACTGGGAACCGATTATGAAAATTGCCGCCGGCATTATTACTAACAAAGGCGGTCGTACATGCCATGCAGCAATCGTTTCGCGCGAGCTTGGTATTCCCTGTATTGTCGGAACGGACGACGGCACCAAGAAAATTAAGTCCGGCCAAGAAGTGACGATTTCTTGCGGCGAAGGCGAAATTGGTTATGTTTATGACGGTAAGCTGCCGTTTGAAATTAAAAAAACCAACTTGAAAAATATTAAGCGGCCCAAAACCAAGATTATGATGAATATCGGCCAGCCCGATATTGCGTTTAGCAGTTCGTTTATCCCTAACGACGGCGTTGGTTTGGCTCGTGAAGAGTTTATCATTGCTAATCATATCAAGGTTCATCCGCTGGCGTTGCTGCATTTTAATACCCTAAAGGATAAGCAAGCCAAGAAAAAAATTGCGGCTTTAACGGTTGGCTATCAAAAGAAAGAACAGTTTTTTATTGATAAGCTTGCCGAAGGCGTGGGCCAAATCGCTGCGGCGTTTTACCCCAAGGAAGTGATTTTTAGATTGTCGGATTTTAAATCAAACGAATATGCCAACCTGATCGGCGGCAAAGAGTTTGAACCAATTGAATCAAACCCTATGATCGGCTGGCGCGGTGCCTCCCGGTATTATGCGCCGGAATATCAGGAAGCGTTTATCCTTGAATGTAAGGCGTTTGTGAAAGCGCGCGATGTGTTTGGTTTGAAAAATATTAAATTAATGGTGCCGTTTTGCCGCACGGTGGAAGAAGGCAAAAAGGTGATTGAGATTATGGCTAAACACGGCCTTAAACGCGGCGAAGACGGGCTTGAGGTTTACGTGATGTGTGAGATTCCATCAAATGTCATTTTGGCCGAAGAATTCAGTAAAATTTTTGACGGTTTTTCCATCGGCTCAAACGACCTAACTCAGTTGGCTTTGGGGGTAGACCGCGATTCGGCTTTAGTAGCACACGTATATGATGAACGTAATGAAGCGGTAAAACGCCTGGTCAGTCAGGTAATTAAAATCGCCAAAAAGAATAACTGCAAGATCGGTATTTGCGGCCAGGCACCAAGTGACTTTCCAGACTTCGCCCGATTTTTGGTCAAACAAAAAATTGACAGCATATCGTTAAATCCTGATACGGTCATTAAAACAACGCTTGATATTCTAGCTGAAGAAAAGAAAATGAAACGTAAAAACAGGTAATGTATTTGACAAATTAGTATAATAATGGTACAGTTTAACTTTCAGGGTTGGGCATTCAACAAGCCAAACTCGGAAAGGAGGCTGACCTTTGAAAGATCGCCATAATCATAGCCCCCCGTAGTTGATTTCGTATCTCGAAGTCGAAGCAGTAAACTGTGTGAGCTGACTAAACAGAAACCTTCAACTGGAGAGTATGACCATGGCAACACGGATTATCTGGAACGTTTCAGACGGCAACGGCGGCACCAAGTCCAAGACGGTGGTTTGCACCACCAAGCAGGCTCAGCGGAAAGCGGAGCGGCAAGCCCGTGCGGAGGCGGGAATCTTCACCAAGGAGATTGTCTCCAACGGTCACGCTACCGACCACCACATCCGCACCAACGCCACCCGGCGCAAATCCTGCCAGCGTCCCGCCTGTGTCTAACCAGGTAATCAAGTTCTTATCGTAATTTCGTCGTGCTCGCTTGACCAAGTGGTTCAAGCGAGCCTATTTTTTTATTCAAACCATGCTACAATAAACCTATGATTGAATTTCTTCACACGTTTAATCCGCAGCCGATCATTTTTCAGTATGGGCTAGTAACGCTGCATTGGTATGGTATTTTTGTTGTTAGCGGTATTTTAGCCGGCTTTAAAGTCGTTTCTAGGCTGGCAAAAAAATACCAACTGGCTATTGATCAAATTTATGATCTAGGTTTTTATATGATCCTTTTTGGTTTAGTTGGTGCCAGAATTTTTTCGGTTTTTTTAGACCTGTCATATTACCGTCAACACCCGCTAGAAATTTTTGCCATTTGGCAGGGTGGTCTAGCTATTCACGGGGCAATCATCGCCGGTTTGATGGTGTTGGGTTTTTATGCTTATCGCCAAGCACTTGATTTTTGGCGCCTGGCCGATATGATCGCGCCGGCCTTAGCACTGGGCCAAGCGATTGGCCGCTGGGGTAATTATTTCAATCAAGAAATTTTTGGCACTCCCACTAATCTGCCGTGGGGGATTCCGATTGAGTTTAAAAATCGGCCGATTGAATATCTGAGTTATGACTATTTTCATCCTACCTTTTTGTATGAATCAATTTTAAATATTTTAAATTTCGCGCTCTTGTTTTTTTTGCATTACCGATTAAAAAATAAAAAGCCAGGGTTAATTGTTCTGCTTTATTTAATTAATTATTCTTTGATTAGGCTTGCTCTAGAGACCGTGCGAACTGATGCGGTGCCGCTTTTACTCGGTCTGCGGGCAACCACGATTTCGGCGTTAGCGCTTGCCGCCGTGGCCATTGGCATGATTGGTTGGCGGTATCGTTCAAGTTTGACACTCAAAAGACGGTAACCTATAATTAAAGCAAGTTTATGAAACTAAAATTTCTCACTTTTATCAGTATATTTTCCTTGGCGCTGGCCATTGTTTTTTTAGGAGCAGCCAGCGCTGTTTTAGCCGCTGAAGGGATTGAAAATCCATTAGGTATTGACGACCCGCGCGAAATCATTGGTAATGTCATTCGGGCGATTTTAGGTATTGTTGGTTCCTTGGCATTAGCAATTTTCATTTTTGGCGGTTTTACTTGGATAACTTCGGCTGGTAATGATGAAAAAGTAAAAAAGGGTAAAGAGATGATTACCTGGGCGGCGTTTGGGTTGGTGGTAATCTTTTTAAGTTATGCGCTAGTGACCTTTGTGATCGGGGCGATTGTTGGTGGTTCAGGTGGTAGTCCAACTATTCCTGGTAGCGGCGACTCTTCTATTTAAAATTAAAATTTGATTTATATTAAAAAACAGTTTAGGCTGTTTTTTATTGACAAATTCTTCAAAATATGCTATTATAAAAGGTCATGATTTTCTGGGTTTTCCTAGCAGATTATGACCCGCGTGGTCTTTACAATATAGCTAGTTTTGACTGAAATGAAACGCGCTAATGCGCTAAAACACAGGAGATCGTGACATGGCAGAAGGAAAGTTTCGAATGTTCGGTGAGTTTGGAACGGCGTTTTTGGCGGACCTGGTTTATGGCAAGACCATAGGCAAAGGTTCCGACACGGGTTCTGTCGCAGTTGGTTCCGGGCTGGCCAAGGAGTTGCGTCCTCGGCTCTTCGGTTTGGGACGCGACGACGAGGCAGCGTTTGCTCAGGCCCTGGCACAGCTCGACGCAGTCGGGCAAGCTAAGGTTTTGACCAGAATGAAGTCGTTGGGCAACCCCGACGCCGCCGACACCCCTGAGGCGAGAAGTTTTCGTCTCAGTTTCGTTACTCTCCCGGACCTGGCGTCGCGGGTAGAAGTAATGAAGATGATTGCCGATATGCCGGATTCCAAATGGCATGACTTCGTTGACGTCACCGGGTTTGCCAATTCTGGTGACCTCTTGAAGTCATTGCGCGAGTTCTATCGCCGGTTTGAAATTGAACTGGCGGTTATCATGCTGATTATGGGCGCGGCAGCGGTATACGTCGCTGGTGCCTTGGTTCGCGGTGATGAGAATGCCGCTCGTAGGCTTGAAGCCGGCGCCGCTGGACTGGAAGAGGTATCGGCAAAGGTGCGTCGTTGGGAGGAATCTCAAGACACTAAACTCAGGCAACAGAAGCGTGGCTTTTGGTCCTGGCTCTGGCCCTGGTAACTGTCAACAACAAACCATCTATGAGGATATACTGACATGGCTGAAAACGAGAAGAACGAGAAGAACAAAACCGTTACTCCTAGCAGTGACGGTGGCGCTGACGCAGTAATGCGTACGAAAATCGCTGGAGCGGTTCGATCAGTAGCCGATGCTATTGAAGAACCGACGAAACTTGGAAGCGTGGCTTACACTACATCCATGGTTTCAGTCGCGATCTTGGCAGCTGTCGGCGTGTTTCTGGCGCTGTTCGGATCAAAGAGTGGTGAGCAACTTTTGGGTCGTGCCTATACTTTGCTTGAGATGATGTTGAGCGGAGCAGTCGGCACCACCAAGTGGGTTCAGTCTCAGCGACCGAAGATTCAGAAAATCCTTTGGCTGTATGGCTTGTGGATTCTTGGTACCGTGATAATGACCATCGTGGCCATCTGGATACCTTGGACTACGCCGGCCGATATCATCCTGATCGTTTTGGCGGTCATGCCTTATGTGATGGCCTTGGTGGTTCAGGTGCTGGTAGGAAGCTTGCTCAACAATCGGCGACTGTCTTTGGCACTCAGCCGACAGTTCGCCATCGTATCCATTGTTGAATTCTTTATTGCCGCGGGCGTGTTGTTTCTACCCGAGGAGATGAATGGGTTCTATGTGGTTACGAGTTTGGCCCTGGCAGGAATGATTGTTTGTGCTTATTCCCGGCTTGTTGGGACGAAGAGCAACGTCATTTTCCATGCCATGGTTATCAGCACTATCATGATGGCTTCGGCGGCCTTGAGCATCCACACTCTGGACGTGATTTCGCAATCAGACACCT is a window from the Candidatus Buchananbacteria bacterium genome containing:
- the pyk gene encoding pyruvate kinase, with protein sequence MKRTKIVCTIGPASESKTKIEQMIKSGLNVARLNFSHGTYKHHTMLIKNIRAVSAKLNEPVAILQDLQGPRIRIGGVAKEGIKVEAGEEIVLVPENFKIELKKISTFIPIQYPDLYKDVKPKDPILIDDAKIELEVIEIKNKAIRCRVRIGDVINSHKGMNFPKTEIRTPAVTKKDRQDLAFGLGQGIDFVALSFVKNAKDIIDLRRTIHQLESRLGQKQKDFKKPKRSGNWPGTHTKIIAKIERPEAVKNFEEILAAADGIMVARGDLGLEIPLEDLPLIQKKIVRRCVEESKPVIVATQMLDSMIRYPVPTRAEVSDVANAILDGTDAIMLSGETATGKYPLKAVQVMSRIAHQVEKTEIAEYKEIQDSLKKLGGITETVSYAVQTIADDVNAKLIICATTSGFTARSISKYRPQISVAALAASEKTKNQLCLSWGVKPYYLKFGSSFSELVGQARKLCQNKRLVKKGGVVVIAAGHPFGYLGQTNLIKVETI
- the ppsA gene encoding phosphoenolpyruvate synthase, with translation MLFKKKFILWFDELTIKDVPKVGGKNASLGEMYQKLVPQGINVPNGFAVTAQAYFYLLKKTGIRYQIQKVLSDLDTHDMKNLTERGQKVRDLILRAEFPKDLEQQIVTAYHSLEQHYGKGVDVAVRSSATAEDLPDASFAGQQETFLNIRGPQGVIDATRHCMASLFTNRAISYRTDKGFDHFKVGLSVGVQHMVRADKASSGVMFTIDTESGFRNAILINGSWGLGENIVQGKVTPDEFYVFKETLEQGFKPIILRKLGGKKIKMIYAAKGNKVVKNISTTKAEQQKFVLNDKEILKLAEWGLMIEKHYNRPMDIEWGKDGKTKKLYILQARPETVHAAKNSQVLEEYQLKKRGKVIVSGSPVGSKIASGRANIIKDAKQINQFKAGEILVTDMTDPDWEPIMKIAAGIITNKGGRTCHAAIVSRELGIPCIVGTDDGTKKIKSGQEVTISCGEGEIGYVYDGKLPFEIKKTNLKNIKRPKTKIMMNIGQPDIAFSSSFIPNDGVGLAREEFIIANHIKVHPLALLHFNTLKDKQAKKKIAALTVGYQKKEQFFIDKLAEGVGQIAAAFYPKEVIFRLSDFKSNEYANLIGGKEFEPIESNPMIGWRGASRYYAPEYQEAFILECKAFVKARDVFGLKNIKLMVPFCRTVEEGKKVIEIMAKHGLKRGEDGLEVYVMCEIPSNVILAEEFSKIFDGFSIGSNDLTQLALGVDRDSALVAHVYDERNEAVKRLVSQVIKIAKKNNCKIGICGQAPSDFPDFARFLVKQKIDSISLNPDTVIKTTLDILAEEKKMKRKNR
- the lgt gene encoding prolipoprotein diacylglyceryl transferase, producing MIEFLHTFNPQPIIFQYGLVTLHWYGIFVVSGILAGFKVVSRLAKKYQLAIDQIYDLGFYMILFGLVGARIFSVFLDLSYYRQHPLEIFAIWQGGLAIHGAIIAGLMVLGFYAYRQALDFWRLADMIAPALALGQAIGRWGNYFNQEIFGTPTNLPWGIPIEFKNRPIEYLSYDYFHPTFLYESILNILNFALLFFLHYRLKNKKPGLIVLLYLINYSLIRLALETVRTDAVPLLLGLRATTISALALAAVAIGMIGWRYRSSLTLKRR